TGGTATGGATATAAAGTTAGCAGTCACAACTACAACTATAAGAACAATAGTTGATTCTTTCTACCTTATCCGCATGGCACTTCAGTTCCGCACAGCTTATATTGCACCATCGTCAAGAGTGTTTGGACGAGGAGAACTTGTAATAGATCCTGCACAAATAGCTGCACGATATTTATCTCGTTACTTTATCGTTGATTTCCTTGCCATTCTACCCATACCACAGGTTTGAGAAaacattcttcttctctttgctAGGCCTCAtctttctgttctttttttttttctctgtaacTATTTCAACCTGGTCTTCTATCACCTGCAGATTGTGGTGTGGAATCATCTTGGGAAAACAGCAGATTCAGAGGTATGGGCTACAAAAAGTGCTTTGCTAGACATTGTATTTCTTCAATATGTACCGAGGTTTGTTCGCTTTATACCTTTGACTTCAGAACTGAAAAAGACAGCGGGTGTTTTTGCTGAAAGTGCTTTGGCTGGTGCTGCATATTATTTGCTTTGGTACATGCTTTCCAGTCACGTAAGTAGAACGTTCTGTTATTTAGCATTCCATGTCCTTATGATGTGCATTTTTCAAAGAATTAGGTAGCCTTTTATCCTCGTATAGCATGAGAACCAAGCAGAATTTTGATTGAGCATCCGCATATGCTTGAAACTCGATAATTTCTTTTCGTTGTATCTCAACATTTTGAACCATAAGTAATATTAAGATGGGTAAAAGAAACCTATTGACCATATCTAATCAGTTTTAGATGGAACTAAACAGATAGCTGGTGCTTTCTGGTATTTACTAGCCGTCGAGCGTAATGACACATGCTGGCAGAGAGCTTGTCTTGAATCTGAAAAATGCAACCTCAGTTTCTTGTTCTGTGGCAATGGGAATCTGCCTGGTTTTGCAGAGTGGCAAGGCGTCAGCCGTGATGTTCTTGGTAGCCAATGTTCTATAGAAGATGAAAATTCACCATTTAACTACGGAATTTACACACAAGCTATATCATCCGGCATCGTTTCATCCagaatttttttctctaaattcTGTTACTGCCTGTGGTGGGGCCTGCAAAATCTGAGGTacttgttcttttcttcttttgctaGTTGGTATATGTGAGTGTCCATGTGTGCTTGTAGAGTAGATCAGATTTCATTTTGGTTTCTTGTTTTCCTTTAGGCAAATTGTTCAAACAATATacgtaaacaactctcatgcacaagacTCCTGTAGTGGGTACATGAAACTGCttttatctaacgaaattgGTACTTCACTTTCTACAGCACACTTGGTCAGGGACTCCAAACTAGTACATATCCGGGAGAGATCCTCTTTTCCATAGCATTAGCGATTTTCGGGCTTATACTCTTTGCGCTTCTTATTGGAAATATGCAGGTAAATTAAAAGTTCACCTTTCAGGTGCTCCACAGATGCCAATTGCACAAAGGCCTCGATGAACAAAATCAACAGCATTATAATGCACTAAATTTTGAGGTGTGTTTTGTTGTCAACAGACCTACCTTCAGTCTCTAACTATTCGTCTAGAGGAGATGAGAATCAAAAGGCGCGACTCTGAGCAGTGGATGCATCATCGTTTGCTTCCTCAGGATCTCAGGGAACGTGTTAGGCGCTACGATCAATACAAGTGGCTGGAAACAAGAGGAGTGGATGAAGAAAGCATAGTCCAGAGTTTACCAAAAGATCTCAGAAGAGACATCAAGCGGCATCTTTGTTTGAATTTGGTTAGAAGAGTAAGTATATCTAGCCGGCATTTTTTATTCAATGTCTGTGTTAGTTGTCATCTGGCATACGAAAACAGTGTGTTCTCTTGCTCTAGCATCCATAAAAATCGTGCCTAATTTGCATATACGAATCATCGATTTCTGTGTTGTGGATCATGCAGGTCCCTCTGTTTGCCAATATGGATGAAAGGTTGCTCGATGCCATCTGTGAGCGACTAAAGCCAAGTTTATGCACAGAGAGCACTTACATAGTCCGAGAAGAAGACCCAGTTGATGAGATGCTTTTCATCATTCGTGGCCGCCTTGAGAGTGTAACGACAGATGGTGGAAGGAGTGGGTTTTTCAACCGGGGTTTACTCAAAGAAGGGGACTTTTGTGGAGAGGAGCTTCTGACTTGGGCGCTTGACCCCAAAGCCGCTTCTAACCTACCATCATCTACTAGGACAGTGAGGGCTATCACAGAGGTTGAAGCCTTTGCATTGGAAGCTGAGGAGTTGAAGTTTGTTGCAAGTCAATTTAGGCGCCTTCATAGCAGGCAGTTACAACACACTTTCCGTTTCTACTCACAGCAATGGAGGACTTGGGCAGCTTGCTTTATACAAGCAACATGGCGCCGGTACGCTAGAAGGAAAAATGCAGAACTTCGTCAACAGGAAGAAGATTTCCTGAGCTATGATGAGGATGAAGAATATGATGATGAAAGCGCATTAGTCGAATCAAATGAAGCTCCTGCAGAGGCTTCATCGAGTCTTGGTGCAACCTTTTTGGCATCTCGCTTTGCAGCCAATGCACTCCGCGGCCATAGGCTTCGCAGCATATCATCTTCCAGAGATAAGTTGACTGAAATGGCAAGATTACAGAAGCCCTCAGAACCTGACTTCAACATTATGGATGCATAACATGTATCTAGTTTCGTCCCAACAGGTATGAGATAATTAAGGTTCTCTAGCCATGTAGTATAATTGTTTTTCTTTCGCTAAACCTACAAACCAGTGATGGGTAACTCGAACTTCTGTTAACTACGCTGGGTTTGCTGCCCTAGGGTTTAGAGCATCCGCActagtttctcttaacagatttcttaaaatacagataaaatgtcatttttttctattttacaaaTTCCCTATCCGATCAACACTACATTAAATTGTTTATCATATTCTTTatatcattaaaataatatttatttctcaatcctttattattctattaatacaattaattttattgaaaaaatataaaataataaataattttatattaacagTGTCTCAACctcataataaaataatatcatattattttagataataaaaaataaaaacaattgaGGTCAAGATCAGAAGGTCCTGATCTGTCCATAGAAATCAAGATACTCTCTATGAAACAAGCAAAGCAAAGACACCGTCGATCGCGTGCGTGTGGTTGCGGCAAACAAGCCACAGGTCGTGAACGCTTCTCTGGGAGATTTTGTCACGGATTTTATTAGATTCATGTAGTTTCTTCTTCATTGGTTGTGGTTATCCGGATCCTCTTTGTGATCCAAGTGAGTTGCGGTCATACTAGGGCCTTCCTTCGAGATGTCGGAGCCAACGCGTTGCTTTCTTCGATCGCTGCACTGCGCCGGAAGTTGGATGCAGGTCGCAGTCCACCATCGTCGTCGTCTCGGTGTAGACGTTGTGtttgagagagaggaggaggagagatgaGAGACGAGAGATGATGAGAcatgggagagagaaaattaaaaattaatattttattcttaGGTAATCCTACAGTAATTTTCTAGAGCTAGTGAACCACTGTAATAAGTCTTTAAAATAGAGGAAGTTTAGGGAATCAATACAGAGGTGTTTTTTAACtagttttctatttttgttccTTATTATACAAATAGGTATAATAGaaccatgtttaggtaatctgatatAGATGCTCTTAGAGTTGATCTAACTGTCTGATGGATAAATTGGGTTGGAGAattctcgattaccaaaaaaaaaaaactattcatGTACATTGCTTTAATTCAATATTCACATTTATATATGTATCTCAGCCTATATATTCTAGTCAcatataaaattgaaacttttttttttttttttcaattttccttCCTTGAGAACTTGTCCAATTTCTTACACTCATGAGTCCCAGAAAATATGAGAAATGATACTGGAACAGCAAACAAAAGACAAGAAGtacaaaattcaacaaaagcCGATCTCCATAAATCTCAAAAATTCCTTAAAATCTATCATTCCATCCCCATTGTGATCATAAGTTTTCATCATTCTCCTGCAGTTTTCCAGCTCTACAGCTTCCTTGCAGCCTAAGCTGCAGAGAACTCTCTGCAATTCCTCTGTATCAATAAACCCATCTCTGTTTAaatcaaacacatcaaaagcttccttcaCTTCCTCCAAACTTGGCTCCTTTGATTCGAATAGCCCCAATAATCGCTCTTTGGACCACTCCAAATCCTCCCCTCTTTCTTTGCTGCAAAAAAGTTCCAGTCTTCCCATCACCATCTCCACCTCTTCGATGCAAAGGCTGCCATCATCTCTGTTTTTATCAGAGCAACAGAATTCTTCAAAATCTGCAATCTTTTTCTCTTCCCAAATCTCTGAATTATCGCATTCAAGTCGGGATTGAAGGCTTAGCCACAATCttgtgaaaaatatgttgattCCAATGACCCAGAAAATAATAGTTGTGTAAATCAAGACATGGGGTAGTAGAAGGAATGAGAAAGAAGATAGCTCGGTGTTCAATGAAGTTTTCTCCATTGTTGTTGCAAATCAGTATAGAAATAAAATATAAGTATAAATTCGAGAAAGTTTTGGTTGAGAGACGTAGTAAGTGttgatgtatatatacataaaaaagaGGTGGTAGAGAATTAGTCTGCTATGTTGAATGGTCAGTAGGAGTGAAGTATCCGTCTTGGTGCGGCAATTCCATGGAAATTGGGGAGGAAATGGTCAGTCATTTTCAATACAAAATTTCTCGCACTGATTCATGTTAGGAATTTTAGTCAGGCTGGCCTGCTACGTATTcattgtattaaaaaaatttccttatgaatttatgatgtgTGGGTGCTGGACCAAGACCAAGCCCAAGAAAACTACctcaagtttgttttttttctgtCCTAATTTCTAAATCCTAAAATCCCTCAAGTGGTGTGCTTTCTATGATAGGAGTGAAATTTAACTTTCCTTTTACTTAAATGGATTTGGGTCAATGGTCATATCAATTGTGATATATACTGATCAACCCTAAATCTGACCAAATGATTGAGATTAAAATTGATTTACGATTTAGAATTTAAGAGtatatgatttagggtttagaattgtttaatcaattttaatataaaatattttaggatTTAAGAACTTCAAAGCAGAGGAACTAATATAAACCACCATAAGAACGTTCTTACTCCTTTCCAGGGAAAGACCGATGGTCTGATAGTGTAATACTATATGTGTGTTTCTTCACCAAGGtggtatttttattattaaatttaaagtCAATTGTAAGTCTTAAAGGAATTTTCCTttgaacttgcaagttgagcaaAACCTACACATTTTTCCGCCCGCGACGTGCTGATTGGACGTGGGAGACAAATAAAAGTAAGtagtagaagaagaaaaaggaagacgTAGGGATTTCAAGTAAATTTCCAAGAGCTTTCTACTATAGCACTCTCTATTCAATGAGAATAATTGAGGGGTTGATGTTGAGATGAGGGAAGCATCCTAGTTGTACCATGTAATT
This genomic stretch from Tripterygium wilfordii isolate XIE 37 chromosome 22, ASM1340144v1, whole genome shotgun sequence harbors:
- the LOC119990956 gene encoding putative cyclic nucleotide-gated ion channel 8 → MFDCGYKSQYIGGQREKFVRLDEVNSTVSMASNVGGAKRCGFSFEGFGFTRRAKKNTSKSFRKGVKKGSEGLMTFGQALRSGVTRAVFPEDLTVSEKKIFDPQDKSLLLWNRLFVISCILSVSIDPLFFYLPVFDQASNCLGMDIKLAVTTTTIRTIVDSFYLIRMALQFRTAYIAPSSRVFGRGELVIDPAQIAARYLSRYFIVDFLAILPIPQIVVWNHLGKTADSEVWATKSALLDIVFLQYVPRFVRFIPLTSELKKTAGVFAESALAGAAYYLLWYMLSSHIAGAFWYLLAVERNDTCWQRACLESEKCNLSFLFCGNGNLPGFAEWQGVSRDVLGSQCSIEDENSPFNYGIYTQAISSGIVSSRIFFSKFCYCLWWGLQNLSTLGQGLQTSTYPGEILFSIALAIFGLILFALLIGNMQTYLQSLTIRLEEMRIKRRDSEQWMHHRLLPQDLRERVRRYDQYKWLETRGVDEESIVQSLPKDLRRDIKRHLCLNLVRRVPLFANMDERLLDAICERLKPSLCTESTYIVREEDPVDEMLFIIRGRLESVTTDGGRSGFFNRGLLKEGDFCGEELLTWALDPKAASNLPSSTRTVRAITEVEAFALEAEELKFVASQFRRLHSRQLQHTFRFYSQQWRTWAACFIQATWRRYARRKNAELRQQEEDFLSYDEDEEYDDESALVESNEAPAEASSSLGATFLASRFAANALRGHRLRSISSSRDKLTEMARLQKPSEPDFNIMDA
- the LOC119992141 gene encoding probable calcium-binding protein CML46 encodes the protein MEKTSLNTELSSFSFLLLPHVLIYTTIIFWVIGINIFFTRLWLSLQSRLECDNSEIWEEKKIADFEEFCCSDKNRDDGSLCIEEVEMVMGRLELFCSKERGEDLEWSKERLLGLFESKEPSLEEVKEAFDVFDLNRDGFIDTEELQRVLCSLGCKEAVELENCRRMMKTYDHNGDGMIDFKEFLRFMEIGFC